One Megasphaera vaginalis (ex Bordigoni et al. 2020) DNA window includes the following coding sequences:
- the rpsO gene encoding 30S ribosomal protein S15 — MLNVEEKKEIIAKYGANENDTGSPEVQIALLTSRIVYLTEHLRSHKKDHASRRGLLKLVGQRRNLLGYLQKHDLDRYRAIIEKLNLRK; from the coding sequence ATGTTAAACGTAGAAGAAAAGAAAGAAATTATTGCCAAATATGGCGCCAATGAAAATGATACGGGTTCTCCGGAAGTACAGATCGCTTTGTTGACAAGCCGTATCGTTTATCTGACGGAACATCTTCGTAGCCACAAGAAGGATCATGCATCCCGCCGCGGTTTGCTCAAGCTCGTCGGCCAACGCCGCAACTTGCTCGGCTATTTACAGAAACATGACTTGGATCGTTATCGTGCAATTATTGAAAAGCTGAACCTGCGTAAATAA
- a CDS encoding SDR family oxidoreductase: MERTALTGVTGKLGAMVARCLGAEEGLRYLARQPQRVRNAGAIPVLSCAYENTEQTRRALQGVSVVLMISASESPQRLQQHFVFIDAAKKAGVRHIVYTSFYGAAPTATFTLSRDHWRTEEYLKRSGLAYTIVRDNFYLDFFIDLCRMYGEIKGPAGDGKTSFILRQDVAAVLAAILKEPQRWADQTLELTGEEALSLDEIAKQVGRFLGADIPYIRETEREAYESRKRWPAEPWQYAAWVSTYTAMACGEQSGISDDVRRVLGRAPMTLSQYLVQCKSVNSDGE; the protein is encoded by the coding sequence ATGGAACGGACAGCGTTAACAGGCGTGACGGGGAAATTGGGGGCCATGGTGGCCCGCTGCCTTGGTGCGGAAGAAGGGCTTCGCTATTTGGCCAGACAGCCGCAGCGCGTAAGAAATGCCGGCGCGATACCCGTTTTGTCTTGCGCCTATGAAAATACGGAGCAAACGAGGCGGGCCTTACAAGGCGTTTCCGTCGTCTTAATGATTTCGGCGTCTGAAAGTCCGCAGCGCCTGCAGCAGCACTTCGTCTTTATCGATGCGGCTAAAAAAGCCGGTGTCCGCCACATCGTTTACACGTCTTTTTATGGTGCGGCGCCGACGGCGACGTTTACGTTGAGTCGTGATCATTGGCGGACGGAAGAATACTTGAAACGGAGCGGCCTTGCTTATACGATTGTGCGCGACAATTTCTATTTGGACTTTTTCATCGATCTCTGTCGGATGTACGGTGAAATCAAAGGCCCGGCCGGTGACGGCAAAACGTCATTCATTTTGCGTCAAGATGTGGCGGCTGTTCTCGCGGCGATCTTGAAGGAGCCGCAGCGTTGGGCCGATCAGACCTTGGAGCTGACAGGGGAAGAAGCCCTTTCGTTAGACGAAATCGCCAAGCAAGTCGGCCGTTTTCTCGGCGCCGATATTCCTTACATCAGGGAAACGGAAAGGGAAGCCTATGAATCGCGTAAGCGTTGGCCCGCCGAGCCTTGGCAGTATGCTGCGTGGGTCAGTACCTATACGGCCATGGCCTGCGGTGAACAAAGCGGCATTTCTGATGACGTGCGTCGCGTTCTCGGCCGCGCCCCTATGACATTGTCGCAATATTTGGTACAATGTAAGTCAGTCAACAGCGATGGAGAATAG
- a CDS encoding polyribonucleotide nucleotidyltransferase, producing the protein MEQVFQMDFAGRPLRVEVGKLAKQASGAALVRYGDTAVFVTATGSKEAKEGTDFFPLTVDYEEKMYAVGKIPGGFIKREAKPPESATLFARLIDRPIRPLFPKTYRHEVHVVAYDFCVDHDNAPEIAALIGASVSLCMSHIPFAGPIAGVRVGRIDGQFVINPTVAQSEASDMDIVVAGTKDAILMVEGGAKQVPEADILDAIMVAHEEIKKVVAFQLSFLESISTPKQEFVEAEVPADIVEAVHAYGEAAMKGAICDADKMAREEKMNTVEADIYEHFADIYPENMEDVAAVTQKMIKEIVRHMIAVDKIRPDGRQVNEVRPVSCEVGLFTRTHGTGLFTRGQTQVMSFATLAPLSEAQHIDGVGMETERRYMHHYNFPSFCVGETKSSRGPGRREIGHGKLAERALTQVMPSEADFPYAIRVVSEVLESNGSSSMGSVCGSTLALMDAGVPIEAPVAGVAMGLVTKDDDFTILTDIQGMEDALGDMDFKVAGTKKGVTAIQMDIKIKGLSREILDKALQQAHEGRLFIMDKMLEAISEPRPELSPYAPRIITIQIDPDKIRDVIGPGGKVIKKITEETGAKIDIDDSGLVSIASVEAAGGDRAKEWIEQLTKDVEVGETYVGKVTRLMNFGAFVEVLPGKEGLVHISQLAKERVEKVEDVVHIGDEIMVKCVEIDAQGRVNLSRKVLLGGGDAEYKARPKHGHHDKGQKR; encoded by the coding sequence ATGGAACAGGTTTTCCAAATGGATTTTGCCGGTCGGCCGCTGCGCGTTGAAGTCGGCAAATTGGCCAAGCAGGCCAGCGGCGCCGCTTTGGTGCGATATGGCGATACGGCCGTATTCGTTACGGCTACGGGCTCGAAAGAAGCGAAAGAAGGGACGGATTTTTTCCCGCTTACCGTAGATTATGAAGAAAAAATGTATGCTGTCGGCAAGATTCCCGGCGGCTTCATCAAGCGCGAAGCCAAACCGCCGGAATCGGCGACGCTTTTTGCCCGTCTCATCGACCGGCCCATTCGTCCCCTTTTTCCGAAAACATATCGCCACGAAGTTCATGTCGTAGCCTATGATTTTTGTGTCGATCATGATAATGCGCCGGAAATTGCCGCGCTGATCGGCGCCTCTGTTTCGCTTTGCATGTCGCACATTCCTTTTGCCGGACCGATTGCCGGCGTGCGTGTCGGCCGCATTGACGGTCAATTCGTCATTAATCCGACAGTGGCGCAGAGCGAAGCCAGTGATATGGATATCGTCGTTGCCGGCACGAAAGATGCGATCCTCATGGTCGAAGGCGGTGCTAAACAGGTGCCGGAAGCCGATATTCTTGACGCGATCATGGTTGCTCATGAAGAAATTAAAAAGGTCGTTGCGTTCCAGCTTTCGTTCCTTGAATCCATCAGTACGCCTAAACAGGAGTTCGTGGAAGCCGAAGTGCCGGCCGATATTGTGGAAGCCGTGCATGCCTATGGCGAAGCGGCCATGAAAGGCGCTATTTGCGACGCAGATAAAATGGCTCGCGAAGAAAAGATGAATACCGTCGAAGCCGATATTTATGAACACTTTGCCGATATCTACCCGGAAAATATGGAAGATGTGGCGGCAGTAACCCAGAAGATGATCAAGGAGATCGTCCGGCACATGATCGCCGTCGATAAGATTCGCCCCGACGGCCGCCAGGTCAATGAAGTTCGCCCAGTCAGTTGTGAAGTCGGCCTCTTTACGCGCACTCATGGCACCGGCCTGTTTACACGGGGCCAGACGCAGGTCATGAGTTTTGCGACGTTGGCGCCCCTTTCGGAAGCGCAGCACATTGACGGTGTTGGAATGGAAACGGAACGGCGCTATATGCACCATTATAATTTTCCGTCCTTCTGTGTCGGTGAAACGAAATCGTCGCGCGGTCCCGGACGTCGTGAGATCGGTCACGGCAAACTGGCGGAACGGGCCTTGACGCAGGTTATGCCGAGTGAAGCCGATTTTCCCTATGCCATTCGTGTCGTATCGGAAGTTCTTGAATCGAACGGTTCCAGCTCTATGGGCAGCGTCTGCGGCAGCACGCTGGCGCTGATGGATGCAGGTGTGCCGATTGAAGCGCCTGTCGCCGGAGTGGCGATGGGGCTCGTTACCAAAGATGATGATTTTACGATTTTGACGGATATTCAGGGAATGGAAGACGCTCTCGGCGATATGGACTTCAAGGTTGCCGGCACGAAAAAAGGGGTAACGGCCATTCAGATGGATATCAAGATTAAGGGCCTCAGCCGTGAGATCCTCGACAAGGCGTTGCAGCAAGCCCATGAAGGCCGTCTCTTTATCATGGATAAGATGTTGGAAGCTATCAGCGAACCGCGTCCGGAACTGTCTCCCTATGCGCCGCGGATTATTACGATTCAGATTGATCCCGATAAGATTCGTGACGTTATCGGGCCCGGCGGCAAAGTGATTAAGAAGATTACGGAAGAAACGGGAGCTAAGATCGATATTGACGATTCAGGCCTCGTTTCCATCGCCTCTGTCGAAGCCGCCGGCGGCGACAGGGCGAAAGAATGGATCGAGCAGCTGACGAAGGACGTCGAAGTCGGCGAAACTTATGTCGGTAAAGTTACGCGTCTCATGAATTTTGGCGCTTTTGTCGAAGTGCTGCCGGGTAAGGAAGGGCTCGTCCACATTTCGCAGCTGGCGAAGGAACGGGTGGAAAAAGTGGAAGACGTCGTTCATATCGGTGATGAGATCATGGTTAAGTGCGTTGAAATTGATGCGCAAGGGCGTGTCAACCTTTCCCGCAAGGTCCTCCTCGGCGGCGGCGACGCGGAATATAAAGCGCGTCCGAAGCACGGTCATCACGATAAGGGGCAGAAACGATGA
- a CDS encoding D-alanine--D-alanine ligase produces MEITKDKRIAVVVGGPSTEADVSRRTGAAIAAALTTRGYRAEIIELVPEKFAQTLSAGTFDVVFNALHGRYGEDGVLQGLCEMMGMPYTGPGVMASAAGMNKVISKCAFQGAGIPTAPFAYYFSLQPFDSIIADIGRTFSLPVVIKSAAQGSSIGTVIVNETGALRPALEEAFRYGTSIIVEAFIDGDEFTVAVMDDTAFPVIQIVSSTGKYDYYSKYTPGVSTHLCPAPIGDAMTKKMQDTALDVFHLLHCSGVSRVDMMTDKEGNLFVLEINTVPGMTATSLVPDAARAMGVSFEELCEKILLEAATGKF; encoded by the coding sequence ATGGAAATAACGAAGGATAAACGTATTGCCGTTGTCGTCGGCGGGCCGTCAACGGAAGCTGACGTCTCACGGCGCACCGGCGCGGCAATTGCCGCGGCCCTGACAACCCGGGGGTATCGGGCCGAAATTATCGAACTGGTGCCGGAAAAGTTTGCGCAGACCCTGTCGGCAGGGACGTTCGACGTCGTTTTCAATGCGCTTCACGGTCGTTATGGCGAAGATGGCGTTCTCCAGGGCCTGTGTGAAATGATGGGCATGCCTTATACGGGGCCCGGCGTCATGGCAAGCGCCGCCGGTATGAATAAGGTAATCAGCAAGTGCGCCTTTCAAGGCGCCGGGATTCCGACAGCCCCATTTGCCTATTATTTTTCATTACAACCCTTTGATTCCATCATAGCGGATATCGGTCGAACCTTTTCCTTGCCTGTCGTCATTAAATCGGCGGCGCAGGGATCCAGCATCGGCACGGTCATTGTCAATGAGACAGGCGCGTTGCGGCCGGCGTTGGAAGAGGCCTTCCGGTATGGCACATCCATCATTGTCGAAGCTTTTATCGACGGAGATGAGTTTACGGTGGCCGTTATGGATGATACGGCTTTTCCCGTGATCCAGATCGTTTCCAGTACGGGAAAATATGATTATTACTCAAAATACACACCGGGCGTTTCGACGCATTTGTGTCCGGCGCCGATCGGCGATGCCATGACGAAGAAAATGCAGGACACGGCTTTGGACGTGTTCCATTTGCTTCATTGCAGCGGTGTTTCCCGCGTCGATATGATGACAGATAAAGAGGGAAATCTCTTTGTCCTGGAAATCAATACCGTACCGGGGATGACGGCTACCAGCCTCGTTCCCGATGCAGCGAGAGCGATGGGCGTATCCTTTGAGGAACTATGTGAAAAAATTTTGCTCGAAGCTGCAACGGGGAAATTTTAA
- a CDS encoding phosphopentomutase — protein sequence MRFKRIIVIVMDSVGAGSAPDAAAFGDVGADTLGHIDAAVPGGLKLPHLRRLGLGKIAAIHHEDSRICGSYGVMEEISAGKDTTSGHWEFMGNPVDTPFPVFEKAFPPDLLRAFKEKTGCDYIGNEVASGTEIIERLGPDHFRTKAPIIYTSADSVFQIAAHTEVIPLAELYRICDLTRREVCIGAYEVGRVIARPFTGRQGAFVRTGDRRDYSRMPKRKMVFSYLKEKGYDVVGVGKIGDIYAHVDLTETYHTADNHEDMTVLTRQLSAHRRREGLFMANFVDFDSQFGHRRDPAGYARCLETFDVMLGTFLAQMTSDELLIITADHGNDPTWKGTDHTRERVPLVVYSPALQGGVDLGVRSTYADLGQTVMENFAAGVLPFGKSFWHELR from the coding sequence ATGCGTTTTAAACGGATAATCGTCATCGTCATGGACAGCGTCGGCGCCGGCAGTGCGCCGGACGCGGCGGCTTTCGGCGACGTCGGAGCCGATACGCTCGGCCATATCGACGCTGCCGTACCTGGCGGTCTGAAACTGCCGCACTTGCGCCGCCTCGGCTTGGGGAAGATTGCGGCCATTCATCATGAAGACAGTCGGATTTGCGGCTCTTACGGCGTCATGGAAGAAATTTCGGCCGGCAAAGATACGACCAGCGGCCACTGGGAGTTTATGGGAAATCCTGTCGATACGCCGTTTCCTGTCTTCGAGAAAGCTTTTCCGCCGGACTTGCTGCGAGCCTTTAAAGAAAAGACGGGTTGTGACTATATAGGCAATGAAGTTGCTTCGGGAACGGAAATTATCGAACGTCTCGGGCCCGATCATTTTCGAACGAAGGCGCCCATCATCTATACATCGGCAGACAGCGTCTTTCAGATTGCGGCCCACACCGAGGTCATCCCGCTGGCGGAACTGTATCGGATCTGTGACCTTACGCGGCGTGAGGTTTGCATCGGGGCATACGAAGTCGGCCGGGTCATTGCCAGACCTTTTACCGGCCGCCAAGGGGCCTTTGTCCGAACCGGCGACCGTCGTGATTACAGCAGGATGCCGAAACGGAAAATGGTGTTTTCCTACTTGAAAGAAAAGGGCTATGACGTCGTCGGCGTCGGAAAAATAGGAGATATTTACGCTCACGTTGATTTGACGGAGACCTATCATACTGCCGATAACCATGAAGACATGACCGTTTTGACGAGGCAGTTGTCGGCGCATCGCAGGCGTGAAGGACTCTTTATGGCTAATTTTGTCGATTTTGACAGCCAGTTCGGCCATCGCCGTGATCCGGCCGGGTATGCCCGGTGTCTGGAAACCTTTGACGTCATGTTGGGAACCTTCTTGGCGCAAATGACGAGTGACGAATTATTGATCATTACTGCTGATCACGGCAATGATCCTACGTGGAAGGGCACTGATCATACGCGGGAGCGCGTGCCTCTCGTCGTTTACAGTCCGGCTCTGCAGGGCGGCGTCGATTTGGGAGTACGCAGTACCTATGCCGATTTGGGACAGACTGTTATGGAAAATTTCGCCGCCGGTGTCCTGCCTTTCGGAAAAAGTTTTTGGCATGAATTGAGGTGA
- a CDS encoding thymidine phosphorylase — MWPIECIEHKRDGKKLSSREIERFIRDYTAGRVAEYQAAAWLMAVYLNDMDDAETTALTLAMAASGQELDLSAIPGIVVDKHSTGGIADTTTLIVAPLVAAAGVPVAKMSGRGLGFTGGTIDKLEAVPGFRTELSEAEFFHQVATIGLAVMGQSKDIAPADKLLYALRDATGTVESIPLIASSIMSKKIAAGAKAIILDVKYGRGAFMKTAADAARLAETMVRIGRLAGRRTEAVVTSMEAPLGTAIGNSLEIDEAVEALSGRGGKRLMAVVKALGTRMLLAAQCVSTEQEGQTLLAEMLRSGAGLRKFAEFIAAQGGTIDWLGQKELTRCHNTYTVYSDQDGFLQGVDGLSLGQLAMALGAGRAKKEDAIDLHVGLRLHKELGDTILKGEPLITLYGKDGTSLDEAARRGRRALSISAEAVSVPPVISRYISCGE; from the coding sequence ATGTGGCCCATTGAATGCATTGAGCATAAACGGGATGGAAAGAAGCTGAGCAGCCGTGAAATCGAGCGCTTCATCAGGGACTATACAGCAGGCCGCGTCGCGGAGTATCAGGCAGCGGCCTGGTTGATGGCCGTTTATCTGAACGACATGGATGATGCGGAAACGACGGCGCTGACTTTAGCTATGGCGGCCTCGGGGCAGGAGCTTGATTTGTCTGCCATACCGGGGATTGTCGTCGATAAACATAGCACCGGCGGCATTGCCGACACGACGACGCTGATTGTCGCCCCGCTGGTGGCGGCCGCAGGCGTTCCCGTTGCCAAGATGAGCGGCCGCGGCCTGGGCTTTACTGGCGGCACAATTGATAAGCTTGAAGCCGTTCCCGGATTCCGGACAGAACTGAGTGAAGCGGAATTCTTTCATCAGGTCGCGACGATAGGGCTGGCCGTCATGGGGCAATCAAAAGACATCGCACCTGCCGACAAACTGCTGTATGCTCTGCGTGATGCGACGGGAACGGTAGAAAGTATCCCCCTTATCGCTTCGTCGATTATGAGTAAGAAAATCGCCGCCGGCGCCAAGGCTATCATCCTCGATGTCAAATACGGCCGCGGCGCTTTTATGAAGACGGCGGCAGACGCCGCTCGTTTGGCGGAAACGATGGTACGCATCGGCAGGCTGGCAGGACGCCGCACGGAAGCCGTGGTCACTTCGATGGAAGCGCCGTTAGGCACGGCAATCGGCAACAGCCTGGAAATCGATGAAGCCGTAGAAGCTTTGTCAGGCCGCGGCGGCAAGCGGTTGATGGCCGTCGTCAAGGCCTTAGGGACGCGCATGTTGCTGGCGGCGCAGTGCGTCTCGACGGAGCAGGAAGGACAGACGCTGCTGGCAGAAATGCTCCGTTCAGGTGCAGGACTGCGCAAGTTTGCCGAATTTATAGCGGCCCAAGGCGGCACGATCGACTGGCTCGGCCAAAAAGAACTGACGCGTTGTCATAATACGTACACCGTTTACAGTGATCAAGACGGTTTCCTGCAAGGCGTTGACGGCCTGTCGCTCGGGCAGTTGGCCATGGCACTCGGTGCCGGCCGTGCGAAAAAAGAAGACGCCATTGACCTGCATGTCGGCTTGCGTCTGCATAAAGAACTTGGCGATACTATCCTCAAGGGCGAGCCCTTAATAACGCTGTACGGGAAAGACGGGACGTCCTTGGACGAAGCGGCGCGACGCGGACGCAGGGCTCTTTCGATCAGCGCTGAAGCGGTTTCTGTGCCGCCGGTGATCAGCAGGTATATCAGCTGTGGCGAGTAG
- a CDS encoding cell division protein FtsQ/DivIB: MMTKEKFIPPEGETTLYDDVNRPGADETGRFRRFDADAQAVYTVDDDGQSPMSTEALQRIARRKAKNLQKKQRQQQRRLRRRRRLRVFAAVCGVFFLWLILRLAPVPFGAVIVDGNETMSFAEVYRAAGVGEPVNTVKLSVSDMAARLRKDLRVGDVKITREFPAVIHIDMKERKAAAVLTTMYGFAAVDATGTVIAVEPQIKGFSAPLMTGKKIDTLLLGDVIGEPEIVNAIQYLQALSPEVTEEIVEINVGNPADIIAYTKDSVSIHLGTGDNPVERAALTMELLQEVTDNKLSVQYINADPAAPLVKTK; encoded by the coding sequence ATGATGACGAAAGAAAAATTTATACCTCCGGAAGGGGAAACAACTTTATATGACGATGTGAACCGTCCGGGTGCAGATGAAACCGGACGGTTCAGACGCTTTGACGCAGATGCGCAAGCCGTATATACCGTCGATGACGACGGGCAGTCGCCTATGTCGACAGAAGCGCTGCAGCGCATTGCCAGACGAAAAGCGAAGAATCTGCAGAAGAAGCAGCGACAGCAACAGCGCCGCCTGCGGCGGCGACGGCGGCTGCGCGTGTTCGCGGCTGTTTGCGGCGTCTTTTTCCTGTGGCTCATCTTGCGTCTGGCGCCGGTTCCTTTCGGCGCCGTCATCGTCGACGGCAATGAAACGATGTCCTTTGCCGAAGTGTATCGGGCCGCCGGCGTTGGCGAACCGGTCAATACGGTTAAGTTGTCGGTAAGCGATATGGCTGCCCGGCTGCGCAAGGACCTGCGTGTCGGCGACGTCAAGATTACGCGTGAATTTCCCGCCGTTATTCATATTGACATGAAAGAAAGAAAAGCGGCAGCCGTTTTGACGACGATGTACGGTTTTGCCGCCGTTGATGCGACGGGAACGGTCATTGCCGTTGAGCCGCAGATCAAAGGATTTTCGGCGCCCCTGATGACGGGAAAGAAGATTGATACGCTGTTGTTGGGCGACGTTATCGGCGAGCCGGAGATCGTCAACGCCATACAGTATCTCCAAGCCTTGTCACCGGAGGTGACGGAAGAAATCGTGGAGATCAATGTAGGCAATCCGGCCGATATTATTGCCTATACGAAAGATTCCGTTTCCATCCATTTAGGAACGGGGGACAATCCGGTTGAACGGGCGGCGCTCACGATGGAACTGCTTCAGGAAGTAACGGATAATAAGCTGTCCGTCCAATATATTAATGCCGATCCCGCGGCGCCTCTCGTCAAGACGAAATAA
- a CDS encoding deoxyuridine 5'-triphosphate nucleotidohydrolase (catalyzes the formation of dUMP from dUTP) — protein sequence MKERGFEIVSAYAAAGVTLPQRKTAASAGYDLAAAAAVDLAPHAVTVVPTGVKAYMARDEYLSIFIRSSLAFKKGLMLANSTGIVDSDYYNNPDNEGHIMIAYYNTADTVYHIEKGERIGQGIFMKYLLTDMDEAVGQRTGGIGSTGK from the coding sequence ATGAAAGAACGGGGCTTCGAAATTGTTTCCGCCTATGCCGCTGCAGGCGTCACCTTGCCGCAGCGTAAGACGGCGGCCAGTGCCGGCTATGATTTGGCGGCTGCTGCTGCTGTCGATCTGGCGCCACACGCCGTTACCGTCGTGCCGACGGGGGTAAAGGCGTATATGGCAAGGGATGAATACCTTTCCATTTTCATCCGCTCCAGTCTGGCCTTTAAAAAAGGACTTATGCTGGCGAACAGTACGGGTATCGTGGACAGCGATTACTATAATAACCCCGATAATGAAGGGCACATCATGATTGCCTATTATAATACGGCAGATACGGTCTACCATATCGAAAAAGGGGAACGTATCGGGCAGGGCATTTTTATGAAATATCTGCTGACCGATATGGATGAGGCTGTCGGTCAGCGAACCGGCGGTATCGGCAGTACGGGGAAATAA
- a CDS encoding NifB/NifX family molybdenum-iron cluster-binding protein yields MKIAVTYDQEQIFPHFGKSEAFKLYDIADGVILAASVVGTDGQGHGALAGFLRSHAVDAVICGGIGEGAQQALQDAGITCYNGNSGSCDAAVQKLLDGQLAANDRQALCRHHEHTDGHGCRHD; encoded by the coding sequence ATGAAAATAGCGGTTACCTACGATCAGGAACAAATATTTCCCCATTTCGGCAAATCGGAAGCCTTTAAACTGTACGATATAGCCGACGGTGTCATCCTTGCGGCGAGCGTCGTCGGTACAGACGGTCAGGGGCACGGCGCCTTGGCGGGATTTTTGCGGTCCCATGCCGTCGACGCCGTGATTTGCGGCGGTATCGGCGAAGGCGCGCAACAGGCGTTGCAAGATGCCGGCATCACTTGCTATAACGGCAACAGCGGCAGCTGTGATGCGGCGGTGCAGAAGCTTCTGGACGGCCAACTGGCTGCAAATGATCGGCAGGCCCTGTGCCGACACCATGAGCATACGGACGGCCACGGCTGCCGCCATGACTGA
- a CDS encoding NUDIX hydrolase produces MSISTETLIARKEIMKGRVLHVTLDTVSINGGERTATREAVWHHGACAVLPIRDDGKIIFVRQYRYATGVAMLEIPAGKIERDGEAPELCAARELEEEAGVTGEITPLGFIYTSPGFCNEKLYLYVAQNLKKGSQHLDDDEFLNIEVYTPQEVETMIERNEIVDAKTLAAFAKARKYLTFR; encoded by the coding sequence ATGAGTATCAGCACAGAGACTTTAATCGCAAGAAAAGAGATCATGAAGGGCCGTGTCCTGCATGTCACGTTGGATACGGTCAGCATTAACGGCGGTGAACGGACGGCGACGCGCGAAGCCGTCTGGCATCACGGCGCCTGCGCCGTCTTACCGATCAGAGATGACGGAAAAATTATTTTTGTCCGGCAGTATCGTTATGCAACAGGCGTCGCCATGCTGGAGATTCCGGCCGGAAAGATCGAACGGGACGGGGAAGCGCCGGAACTTTGCGCAGCCCGTGAACTGGAAGAGGAAGCCGGTGTTACCGGCGAAATAACGCCTTTGGGATTTATCTATACGTCGCCCGGTTTTTGCAATGAAAAGTTGTATCTTTATGTTGCGCAAAACTTGAAAAAAGGGTCGCAGCACCTGGACGACGATGAATTTTTGAATATTGAAGTATATACGCCGCAAGAGGTGGAGACGATGATTGAAAGAAACGAAATCGTCGATGCCAAAACGTTGGCGGCTTTTGCCAAAGCGCGAAAATATCTGACTTTCCGATAG
- the murC gene encoding UDP-N-acetylmuramate--L-alanine ligase, producing the protein MINLNSVKRVHFIGIAGVGMQAIANIFIDKGYSVSGSDMKATAVTENFAARGARICIGQRAENLGDAEVVVISSAIRETNEELKAAREQGIPVIHRADALVHIMSWGKAIAVAGAHGKTTTSSMLGQVFYENNTDPTLVIGGEVDYLHSNSVLGHGRYVIAEADESDGSFLKESPYIAVVTNIDADHMDYYGSIENVVAAFKQFIQLLDKEEGAAVLCVENEHIRDLLPTLERRCITYGIEHEADYQATNVFYHDGLLTFTVLHDGAALGDVTLAVPGRHNILNALATIATALYCGLAFTDIVTALSHFHGARRRFQTKGHVNGVWVVDDYAHHPTEINATLTAARDMGTHRVVCLFQPHRYTRTKLLAKEYGRSFVCADKLIITDVYSAGEDPIPGVSGKLIVDMVQKLSHQDVLYIPTKEAVLAYLEEHAQPQDLVITMGAGDIYTVGEQYVAAAGKKVQW; encoded by the coding sequence ATGATCAATCTCAATTCGGTAAAGCGTGTACATTTCATCGGTATCGCCGGTGTCGGCATGCAGGCGATTGCCAATATATTTATTGATAAAGGCTACAGCGTTTCCGGTTCCGATATGAAAGCGACGGCAGTAACGGAAAATTTCGCCGCCCGCGGCGCGCGCATCTGTATCGGACAAAGAGCCGAAAATCTCGGTGACGCTGAAGTCGTCGTTATTTCTTCGGCAATCCGCGAGACGAATGAAGAGTTGAAGGCGGCGCGGGAACAGGGAATTCCCGTCATTCATCGCGCCGATGCCCTGGTACATATCATGAGTTGGGGCAAGGCAATCGCCGTTGCCGGCGCTCACGGGAAAACGACGACGTCGTCCATGTTGGGGCAGGTTTTTTATGAAAACAATACGGATCCGACCCTGGTCATTGGCGGGGAAGTGGATTATCTGCACAGTAATTCTGTCTTGGGGCATGGCCGGTATGTAATTGCCGAAGCCGACGAAAGCGACGGTTCTTTTTTGAAAGAATCTCCGTATATTGCCGTCGTCACCAACATTGACGCCGATCATATGGATTACTACGGGTCTATTGAAAATGTCGTCGCTGCGTTTAAACAATTTATCCAGCTCCTTGATAAAGAAGAAGGGGCGGCCGTTCTTTGTGTGGAAAATGAGCATATTCGCGACTTGCTGCCAACATTGGAACGCCGCTGTATTACGTACGGCATTGAGCACGAGGCCGACTATCAGGCAACGAATGTCTTTTATCACGACGGCTTGCTGACTTTTACCGTACTCCACGACGGCGCCGCTCTCGGCGATGTGACCCTTGCCGTTCCTGGCCGTCACAATATTCTGAATGCCCTGGCAACGATAGCGACGGCGTTGTACTGCGGTCTTGCCTTTACGGATATCGTCACGGCGCTGTCGCATTTTCACGGAGCCAGACGCCGTTTTCAGACGAAAGGGCATGTCAACGGCGTTTGGGTCGTCGATGACTACGCTCACCATCCGACGGAAATTAACGCTACCCTGACGGCGGCTCGGGACATGGGGACACATCGTGTTGTCTGTCTCTTTCAGCCCCATCGCTATACGCGGACAAAATTGTTGGCAAAAGAATACGGCCGATCATTTGTTTGCGCCGATAAATTGATCATTACCGATGTATACAGTGCCGGTGAAGATCCCATTCCGGGAGTCAGCGGCAAACTGATTGTCGATATGGTGCAGAAACTGTCGCATCAGGACGTTCTGTACATTCCGACTAAAGAAGCGGTCTTGGCTTATTTGGAAGAACATGCGCAGCCGCAGGATCTGGTTATCACCATGGGTGCCGGCGATATTTATACAGTCGGTGAGCAATATGTCGCCGCAGCGGGAAAGAAGGTGCAGTGGTAA